Proteins from one Synergistaceae bacterium genomic window:
- a CDS encoding M23 family metallopeptidase, which yields MLPVNSTEDGNEYSSLIGTDLKNTKPGPQQIKIYWTEDSVVKTKEYEVELAEKIYPSEKLTVSPTMTQLSKEALERVRKETELTKKALTTVTPGKAPKLPLVRPVPGIYTSPYGKSRYFNGELKGRHNGLDMRAATGTPIKAAADGTVVLMGDYWFAGKFVMLNHGAGLISFYCHMSKIEVKENQEVKAGTVLGLSGQTGRVTGPHLHFSLAWNGEYFDPAPLLENKIEKIVLD from the coding sequence TTCCCTAATCGGGACAGACTTAAAAAATACAAAACCTGGACCACAACAGATAAAAATTTATTGGACAGAGGACTCTGTAGTAAAGACAAAAGAGTATGAGGTTGAATTGGCCGAAAAGATCTATCCTTCAGAAAAACTTACCGTGTCTCCTACAATGACTCAACTTTCAAAAGAAGCTTTGGAAAGAGTGAGAAAAGAAACGGAGTTAACGAAAAAAGCTCTAACCACCGTAACACCAGGTAAGGCGCCAAAACTTCCACTCGTGCGGCCCGTACCGGGGATTTATACCTCGCCTTATGGTAAAAGCAGGTATTTCAATGGAGAGCTTAAGGGACGACACAACGGTCTTGACATGAGAGCCGCAACAGGCACGCCAATTAAGGCGGCGGCAGACGGCACAGTTGTGTTGATGGGAGATTACTGGTTTGCCGGCAAATTCGTAATGCTCAACCACGGAGCTGGATTAATCTCCTTTTATTGCCACATGTCAAAGATTGAAGTGAAAGAAAATCAGGAGGTAAAAGCAGGGACTGTATTGGGATTGTCGGGACAAACGGGAAGAGTGACTGGCCCGCATCTCCATTTCAGCCTCGCTTGGAACGGAGAGTATTTTGATCCGGCGCCTCTGTTGGAAAATAAAATAGAAAAAATAGTCTTAGATTAA